In a single window of the Nicotiana tomentosiformis chromosome 10, ASM39032v3, whole genome shotgun sequence genome:
- the LOC138900093 gene encoding peroxisomal and mitochondrial division factor 2-like yields MADENITNDEVYDDAPVEIVVDETPDTAWKTSALKQKIAVLEQEKSQLLHENDVIKQRIEKLKSSIEESQNEKFELLKKEAESRMKKKKKKKKKKKKKVTGIVARARASTDIQKTSASVLHHEAFFRSLEELSWYEVEVRGLTKERDSFKLLSEQREGKAKGLRAELEAARKEQAHLAEQVKRIFEFNDTDSGVMANSSIPQVQQKFDVIRQLRVEVDAVKTEAEEWKKNMDRLASEKKATRTQLA; encoded by the exons ATGGCGGATGAAAACATTACCAACGACGAGGTTTATGACGATGCGCCGGTAGAGATCGTCGTCGACGAAACACCTGATACTGCGTGGAAAACCTCTGCACTGAAACAGAAGATAGCAGTACTGGAGCAAGAGAAATCCCAGCTTCTTCACGAAAACGATGTGATCAAACAGAGAATCGAGAAACTGAAGAGCTCAATCGAGGAATCTCAGAACGAAAAATTCGAATTGCTGAAGAAAGAAGCAGAAAGCA ggatgaagaagaagaagaagaagaagaagaagaagaagaagaaggtgacTGGGATAGTGGCCCGTGCACGAGCTAGCACCGATATTCAAAAAACTTCG GCTTCTGTGCTCCATCACGAGGCATTTTTCCGATCCCTAGAGGAGCTGAGCTGGTATGAAGTCGAAGTTCGAGGGCTTACTAAAGAGAGAGATtccttcaagcttctcagtgagcagagagaaggaAAAGCAAAAGGACTTCGGGCTGAGCTAGAAGCAGCTCGGAAAGAACAAGCTCATCTggccgagcaggtaaaaagaatctttgaatttAATGATACTGACTCGGGAGTGATGGCTAACAGTTCGATCCCACAGGTCCAGCAAAAGTTCGATGTGATCAGGCAGCTTCGTGTTGAAGTGGACGCAGTGAAAACGGAGGCCGAGGaatggaagaagaacatggaccgcctcGCCTCAGAAAAGAAGGCTACCCGAACTCAACTGGCCTAG